Part of the Coriobacteriaceae bacterium genome is shown below.
GTCGATGAGGCGCCGGCGATACTTTTGCGCATAGTCGGGTGTGACTGACATACGTTTCGCTACATCGGAAATGCGCGAAACGGCGTCTTCGTCATCAGTCATTGCGTCGAGAAACGCGACGTCTTGGTCCGATAGCGCGGCGAGCGTCGTTTCACAAACATCGTTTTCGAAATCGGCTTTTGACGCTTCGATAGCTCCGTCGACTTGCTCTGGCGTTACGTGTTCTCCTGTCTTGCAGCGATTGCCGATGTTATAGCCGATGAGCTGCAGCATATAGGGCGAGCCTTGGGTTGCGCGAGCGGCACGGAGGCGAAGATCGCCTGGAATATCAAGGTCGAGCTCTTCGAAAGCCCGCTGATAATAGGCATCGACATCTCCGACTGAAAGCGGTTCGAGCGTGACCTTGCGAGCGCGGTTGAGAAATGTCAGCACGCGGTCATTGAGCGTTGCACAGACGGCTCCCGGGAGACCTGCCATAACAAGCGCGACGTTGAGTCCCTCACCGACCAGCTCTTGATAGGCGGTGACGAGCTGTCTAATCTCAGGTGAATTAGCTTGGAGCTCATCGATAAGGATGAGGATGCCGTGCCCCTGCTCGGTCAGCTTGCGCGCCAGCTGCGTGAGTTTGAACTGGAAACTCTTGGTCTCCTGCACATCGCGTGTGAACTCGAGACCGGCTGAGAAGCCGAAGACGCTCAAGCTACCGCCAGAAAGTTTGGGGAGATGACGCTTGCTGACATAAGGCTCGCCTGCTTCTTGGATTTTTTCAACAATGCGCTCAAGCATATCTTCGGAGGCTACGGTGGGTGTGGCGACAACAAAACCGAGCTTGCGTGCGCGGTCGGCAAGTTCCCACAGAAGAACCGTCTTGCCGCTGCCTCGCTGGCCGAGCATGAGCATGGCTCGGTCTCGATTGCCCGGCTCCTGCTCAAGACCGGAGATGAATGTCGAAATCACGTTCCCGCGACCCACCAGATAGGACGGGCGATTTCCAAATGAGGGGGAGAAGATGGTTTCAGTCATAAGTCTCCTTTCCTTTTTTTCCTATTTTTTCCTTTCTTTCCTATTCAGTCAAATGAATTGCTGAGCGAAGGCGGTTACGTAGGCCTCGTCGGCAAAACCTCGACATCACCTGCGACTAGAATCTTCTGTCTCGATCTGTAACATCTAGCGGGCTAAATCGTCTCTACCTGTTACAGATCGAGACAAACCGGGCCCAAGCCGCCACAAAGGTGCCTGTCCCCTTTGTGGTGGTTTGGGGCGGCGGTATCAGAAAGTGTCAGACGGGGGCGGCTGCCGGGCCGCCGTGTGCGAAAAGAAGTGTCGGCCTGCGTCGCTGTCGTTGGGCGAGGCCCTATTTGCGGGGATACTGAAACCACGACAAGCAGCGTATGAAAGGATCGATGCATGGCTTTTCGTAAAGACTTTCTGTGGGGCGGCGCGACGGCTGCCAACCAGTGCGAGGGCGCCTATAACGTGGACGGCCGCGGCCTTGCCAACGTGGACGTGGCTCCGCACGGCCCCGAGCGCTATGCGGTGGTCTCCGGCCAGCGTAAAATGCTCGACTTCGAGGACGGCTATTACTATCCCGCGCAGACCGGCATCGATTTCTATCACCACTACAAAGAGGACATTGCTCTCTTTGCCGAGATGGGCTTTAAGACCTTCCGTATGAGCCTGGCTTGGACCCGCATCTTCCCCAACGGCGACGAGACCGAGCCCAATGAGGCTGGCCTGGCCTTCTACGAGGATGTATTCCGCGAGTGTCAAAAGCACGGCATCGAGCCGCTCGTGACCATCGCGCACTTCGACTGTCCGATTCACCTCATCAAGGAGTACGGCGGCTGGCGCAACCGTAAGCTCATCGACTTCTACAAGAACCTCGCGACCACAATCTTTACCCGCTACAAGGGTCTGGTGAAGTACTGGCTTACCTTTAACGAGATCAATATGATCTTGCACCTGCCGTTTATGGGTGCCGGTCTGGTCTTTGAGGAGGGCGAGAACAAGGAGGCTGTCGAGTACCTGGCCGCCCACAACGAGCTCGTTGCCAGCGCTTGGGCAACCAAGATTGCCCACGAGATCGACCCCGAGGTCAAGATTGGCTGCATGCTCGCCGCAGGTAGCTACTACCCCTACAGCTGTCGTCCGGGCGATGTGCGCCAGGCGCAGCTCGACAATCAGGACAATTACTTCTTCGTCGACGTTCAGAGCCGTGGCTACTACCCGGCCTATGCCGTCAAGAAGCTCGAGCGTCTGGGTATCGATGTGGGCATGACGGACGAGGACCGCGAGATCCTGGCCGCCAACACCGTCGACTTCATCAGCTTTAGCTATTACAGCACCCGTTGCTCCGCCGGTGCCGATAACCCCGATGTCGAGCGCACCCAGGGCAACGCCTTCGCCGGCGCCAAGAACCCCTACCTGCAGGAGAGCCAGTGGGGCTGGGCCATCGATCCACTGGGCTTCCGCATTACGCTCAACGACCTGTACGACCGTTATCAGAAGCCACTGTTTGTGGTTGAGAACGGCCTGGGCGCCAAGGATGTTGTCGAGGAGGATGGTTCCATCAACGACGACTACCGTATCGACTACCTGCGCCAGCATATCGCCGCGATGCGCGATGCGGTGACCGAGGACGGCGTTGACCTGCTGGGCTACACCACCTGGGGCCCGATTGACCTGGTGTCTGCCGGCACGGGCGAGATGTCCAAGCGCTACGGCTTTATCTATGTGGACCGCGATGATGCGGGCAACGGCACCCTCAAGCGCTCCAAAAAGAAGAGCTTCGACTGGTACAAGAAGGTTATCGCCACCAACGGCGAAGATTTGGCCTAGGCTTTCCCGATAACCGTAGCCTCCTAACCAAGGCGCCCGGCGAGTATGTGCTCGCCGGGCGCCTTGCCGTCTGCGAATTTTGGGACATGCGGCCCGCTTTTTCGACCCATCTGTCGGTACACTAAAAGCACTATGGGTACCCGCGAGCGACATATCGGCCACGCGGCCGCCCGATCCGCTCCCGTGGCGGATCCCAGGGGCGGCAGGCTCTTCGCCATGCCGCGATTCCTTGTTGGCATAACACATCAGGTGTACCGCCACCGCGTCTTTGCTATCGCCGGTGTCATCACCGCGATGTTCCTCATGCTTTTGGCAGTCTTGCCGGCACTGTTCGCCTTCGACCCCAAACTTTCTAACGCCGTGCCAGCCTATGGCGAGGTGTCCGAAGAGGTCGTGGATGCGCTTGTCCATTCGAGCTCTCTCCCGCTGCTTGTCGCCGCAATTATATTTTCGATCTGGGGCGTATCGGTCTATCTGCGCTGTTTGGACTATGTGCTGCGCCGCCGCCTTGTTGCCGTCGCCACCATCTGCGCCCTGTGGATGATCGAAGTCATTCTCAAGTACAAGTCGTTCACGCCGTTCTATGCCACCGTGCTGTGGTACCTGTACTACGTGCCCATGACGCTCATTCCGCTGCTCTACCAGTTGTGTGGTCTGCGCCTTGTGGGCCTGGAGCAACACCGCCTGGGTCGCCGCTACTGCGCTGCGCTGTGGATTATGGCTATCCTGCTTATCGGATTTGTGCTCACCAACGATTTTCACCAGCAGGTCTTCCACTTTGACCGTACAAGCGACACCTGGAGCAACGATTACACGTACGGCTGGGGTTATTTCGCCGTCCTCGTGTGGACGGCCTTTAACTTTGTGGCCTTTTTTATCCTGGTGGGCCGGTCCTCGTCCTTTCGCATCCAACGTTTCTCGGGCACGGCGGCGCTCGTGCTGCTGGGCGGCGCGTTCTTTGCCATCTCATATGCGTTGCGCGTGCCCTGGGCATGGAGGCTCAACTTCTCGCTCGTCTATTGCGTCTTGTGCGTGGTGGCGATGGAAATC
Proteins encoded:
- a CDS encoding ATP-binding protein; amino-acid sequence: MTETIFSPSFGNRPSYLVGRGNVISTFISGLEQEPGNRDRAMLMLGQRGSGKTVLLWELADRARKLGFVVATPTVASEDMLERIVEKIQEAGEPYVSKRHLPKLSGGSLSVFGFSAGLEFTRDVQETKSFQFKLTQLARKLTEQGHGILILIDELQANSPEIRQLVTAYQELVGEGLNVALVMAGLPGAVCATLNDRVLTFLNRARKVTLEPLSVGDVDAYYQRAFEELDLDIPGDLRLRAARATQGSPYMLQLIGYNIGNRCKTGEHVTPEQVDGAIEASKADFENDVCETTLAALSDQDVAFLDAMTDDEDAVSRISDVAKRMSVTPDYAQKYRRRLIDAGVIEQARRGYVRFAVPYMADYLRSQL
- a CDS encoding 6-phospho-beta-glucosidase — encoded protein: MAFRKDFLWGGATAANQCEGAYNVDGRGLANVDVAPHGPERYAVVSGQRKMLDFEDGYYYPAQTGIDFYHHYKEDIALFAEMGFKTFRMSLAWTRIFPNGDETEPNEAGLAFYEDVFRECQKHGIEPLVTIAHFDCPIHLIKEYGGWRNRKLIDFYKNLATTIFTRYKGLVKYWLTFNEINMILHLPFMGAGLVFEEGENKEAVEYLAAHNELVASAWATKIAHEIDPEVKIGCMLAAGSYYPYSCRPGDVRQAQLDNQDNYFFVDVQSRGYYPAYAVKKLERLGIDVGMTDEDREILAANTVDFISFSYYSTRCSAGADNPDVERTQGNAFAGAKNPYLQESQWGWAIDPLGFRITLNDLYDRYQKPLFVVENGLGAKDVVEEDGSINDDYRIDYLRQHIAAMRDAVTEDGVDLLGYTTWGPIDLVSAGTGEMSKRYGFIYVDRDDAGNGTLKRSKKKSFDWYKKVIATNGEDLA